The Phyllostomus discolor isolate MPI-MPIP mPhyDis1 chromosome 4, mPhyDis1.pri.v3, whole genome shotgun sequence genome window below encodes:
- the GPR17 gene encoding uracil nucleotide/cysteinyl leukotriene receptor, with the protein MSFWGLPWRVVLDWDLSTSLPGSSLGSASSRSMNGLEAASPSLMANSSLGTADQCVQETWLQNVFFASFYLLSFLLAFVGNALALWLFIQDRRSGTPANVFLMHLAMADLSCVLVLPMRFVYHFSGNHWPFGEIPCRLTGFLFYLNMYASIYFLTCISADRFLAIVHPVKSLKLRRPLYAHLACAFLWVVVAMAMAPLLVSPQTVETNHTVICLQLYREKASHHALMSLAVAFTFPFVTTVTCYLLIIRSLQQGPRVEKRLRNKAVRMIAMVLTIFLVCFVPYHVHRFVYVLHFHSSGASCTAQHALALGNRITSCLTSLNGVLDPIIYFFVAEKFRNTLCNLLSGKRLSGPPPSFEGKTNESSLSARSEL; encoded by the coding sequence ATGTCCTTTTGGGGGCTCCCATGGAGGGTAGTGCTCGACTGGGATCTGTCCACTTCCCTTCCAGGCTCATCCCTAGGCTCTGCCTCCAGTCGAAGCATGAATGGCCTTGAAGCAGCCTCTCCAAGTCTGATGGCCAACTCTTCCCTGGGCACTGCAGACCAGTGTGTCCAGGAGACGTGGCTGCAGAATgtcttctttgcttctttctacCTCCTGAGTTTTCTCCTGGCTTTTGTCGGCAAtgccctggccctgtggcttTTCATCCAGGACCGCAGATCAGGCACCCCTGCCAACGTATTCCTGATGCACCTGGCTATGGCAGACCTGTCCTGTGTGCTGGTCCTGCCCATGCGCTTTGTCTACCACTTCTCGGGGAACCACTGGCCATTTGGGGAAATCCCATGCCGCCTTACCGGCTTCCTCTTCTACCTCAACATGTATGCCAGCATCTACTTCCTCACCTGCATCAGTGCTGACCGCTTCCTGGCCATTGTCCACCCTGTCAAGTCCCTCAAACTCCGTCGGCCTCTCTATGCACACCTGGCCTGTGCCTTCCTCTGGGTGGTGGTGGCCATGGCCATGGCCCCACTGTTGGTGAGCCCACAAACCGTGGAGACCAACCACACAGTCATCTGCCTGCAGCTTTACCGGGAAAAGGCCTCACACCATGCGCTCATGTCCTTAGCTGTGGCTTTCACATTCCCATTTGTCACCACTGTTACCTGCTACCTGCTGATCATCCGTAGCCTGCAGCAGGGTCCCCGTGTAGAGAAGCGCCTTAGGAACAAGGCAGTCCGCATGATTGCCATGGTGCTGACCATCTTCTTGGTCTGCTTCGTGCCTTACCACGTCCATCGCTTTGTCTACGTGCTGCACTTCCACAGCAGTGGTGCCTCATGCACTGCCCAGCatgccctggccctggggaaCCGGATCACTTCCTGCCTCACCAGCCTCAATGGGGTACTCGATCCCATCATATACTTTTTTGTGGCTGAGAAGTTTCGAAACACCCTGTGCAACCTGCTCAGTGGCAAAAGGCTCTCAGGCCCACCTCCCAGCTTTGAAGGGAAAACCAATGAGAGCTCCCTGAGCGCCAGGTCAGAGCTGTGA